Proteins from one Patescibacteria group bacterium genomic window:
- a CDS encoding sugar phosphate nucleotidyltransferase yields the protein MTIRGVVLAGGTATRLESLTAFLNKHVLPVGNLPMIYYPLIMLWKAGIKEVCLTTGLNHAGQIMDSVLDGHVCRRGSTEILFALDATYRVQTQPGGIAQAVALAENFANNGPVLVALGDNLFQFTIEPFVEACRQSPDMARILLAKVEHPEQYGVAILSEDSKKIMEIIEKPTPEKGYAKPPSNWAVTGVYYYPFDVFEKIRGLTPSARGEMEITDVNNLFIKEGRLAYGYCCGWWADAGESTEALVRDGELVLRTGANNPFPEM from the coding sequence ATGACGATCCGTGGTGTTGTTTTAGCTGGTGGAACAGCAACCAGGCTTGAGTCATTGACGGCTTTTCTCAACAAGCATGTTTTACCCGTAGGTAATTTGCCAATGATATATTACCCTTTGATAATGTTGTGGAAGGCTGGCATTAAAGAAGTTTGTCTGACTACTGGTTTAAATCATGCCGGACAAATTATGGACTCGGTTTTAGATGGTCATGTTTGCCGTCGCGGCTCGACTGAAATTCTTTTTGCTTTGGATGCGACCTATCGAGTTCAAACTCAGCCTGGCGGAATTGCACAAGCCGTTGCCCTGGCAGAGAACTTTGCCAACAATGGACCAGTTTTAGTGGCACTTGGAGACAACCTGTTTCAATTTACCATTGAACCTTTTGTCGAAGCTTGCCGACAGTCACCGGATATGGCAAGAATTTTGTTGGCTAAAGTTGAACATCCTGAACAATATGGCGTGGCGATTTTGTCAGAAGATAGCAAGAAAATTATGGAAATTATTGAAAAACCAACTCCAGAAAAAGGTTATGCCAAACCACCGTCAAACTGGGCGGTAACAGGGGTTTATTACTATCCTTTTGATGTTTTTGAAAAGATTCGTGGTTTGACACCCTCGGCGCGCGGAGAGATGGAAATTACTGATGTTAATAATCTCTTTATAAAGGAAGGAAGATTAGCTTACGGTTATTGCTGTGGTTGGTGGGCAGATGCCGGCGAAAGTACTGAGGCGCTGGTTCGTGATGGTGAACTGGTACTACGTACTGGCGCCAACAATCCATTTCCAGAAATGTAA